One Salinimonas marina DNA segment encodes these proteins:
- the dnaE gene encoding DNA polymerase III subunit alpha: MTSPFIHLRVHSDFSMMDGLNKVKPLLNKVCEHNMPAVALTDQMNMCGLVKFYSECHDRGIKPIIGTDFWVTNDTFGNEPFRLTLLAQNNAGYKNITLLISKAYLRGHIAHRAVIDQAWLAEHAEGIIVLSGAQQGDVGVALTKNNNKLLSEALEFYQTHFADRFYLELLRTGRPGEEDYLHRAVALAESNGLPVVATNEVCFVDQEGFDAHEIRVAIHDGYTLDDVRRPKKYSDQQYLRSAQEMVELFSDIPEAIENTVEIAKRCNVTVRLNEYFLPQFPTGGMTTADFLVKRSQEGLEERLEFLFPDEAERQAKRPPYDERLDIELGVINQMGFPGYFLIVMEFIQWSKDNEIPVGPGRGSGAGSLVAYALKITDLDPLEFDLLFERFLNPERVSMPDFDVDFCMDRRDEVIEHVAELYGRQAVSQIITFGTMAAKAVVRDVGRVLGHPYGFVDRISKLIPPDPGMTLGKAFEAEPRLPELYDVDEEVKDLIDMARILEGVTRNAGKHAGGVVIAPTTITDFAPLYCDDEGKFPVTQFDKNDVETAGLVKFDFLGLRTLTIIQWAIDMIAEGHGKKIDITSIPLEDSKSFRSLQAAETTAVFQLESRGMKELIKRLKPDCFEDIIALVALFRPGPLQSGMVDNFIDRKHGREAISYPDAEYQHECLKEILEPTYGIILYQEQVMQIAQEMAGYSLGSADLLRRAMGKKKPEEMAKQRTFFAEGAEKNNIDADLAMKIFDLVEKFAGYGFNKSHSAAYALVSYQTLWLKVHYPAEFMAAVMSADMDNTDKIVTLVDEVQRMKLEILPPDLNAGKHKFTVDEKGRIVYGIGAIKGVGEGPIEAIIEARENHGKFTDLFDFCAKVDLKRVNKRVLEKLVLAGALDNLGPHRAAIMATLPEAIAAADQHAKAESFGQSDMFGLLNTESESVEQAFADVPEWAEKVWLDGEKDTLGLYLTGHPINQYAREIRHYADGRLVDLKPTGKEQMATAVGLVLSVRVMTNKRGRRWAIVTLDDKSARMDVRFFPDTYEQFENILESDRILLVKGQVSFDDFSGGNTITARDVMDIVQAREQRARALLLQIDTQQWPPAKLASLQDILQPYTGGSCPVELQVLHPDAEAVLRCGAQWYITPEDQLLHELKHCLGEQAVSLSYH; encoded by the coding sequence ATGACATCCCCTTTTATACATCTTCGCGTACACAGTGACTTTTCTATGATGGATGGCCTGAACAAGGTCAAACCATTGCTGAACAAAGTGTGTGAACACAACATGCCGGCCGTGGCACTGACCGACCAGATGAATATGTGTGGGCTGGTTAAGTTTTATTCTGAATGCCACGACCGGGGCATCAAGCCTATCATCGGCACCGACTTTTGGGTCACCAATGACACGTTCGGTAATGAGCCGTTTCGTCTCACCCTGCTGGCACAAAACAACGCCGGTTATAAAAACATCACCCTGCTGATCTCAAAAGCCTATTTGCGCGGGCATATTGCGCATCGCGCGGTAATTGATCAGGCCTGGCTGGCCGAGCATGCCGAAGGCATTATTGTACTGTCCGGCGCTCAGCAGGGGGATGTGGGCGTGGCGCTTACAAAAAACAATAATAAATTACTCAGCGAAGCCCTGGAGTTCTATCAGACCCACTTTGCCGATCGCTTTTATTTGGAGCTGCTGCGCACTGGCCGTCCCGGAGAAGAAGACTATCTGCATCGGGCGGTCGCTTTGGCCGAGTCCAACGGCTTACCGGTAGTTGCAACCAACGAAGTCTGTTTTGTCGACCAGGAGGGCTTTGATGCCCATGAAATCCGGGTGGCAATTCACGATGGTTATACCCTGGATGATGTTCGTCGTCCCAAAAAATACAGCGATCAGCAATATTTGCGTTCGGCCCAGGAAATGGTTGAGCTGTTCAGCGACATTCCCGAAGCCATCGAAAATACGGTGGAGATAGCAAAGCGCTGTAATGTAACGGTGCGTCTGAACGAATACTTTTTGCCGCAGTTTCCCACCGGCGGCATGACCACTGCTGATTTTCTGGTTAAACGCTCTCAGGAAGGGCTGGAAGAACGGCTGGAATTTTTATTTCCGGATGAAGCTGAACGTCAGGCCAAACGCCCGCCTTATGATGAACGACTGGATATTGAACTGGGTGTTATCAATCAGATGGGGTTTCCCGGTTACTTTCTTATCGTTATGGAGTTTATCCAGTGGAGTAAGGATAATGAAATTCCGGTAGGACCGGGGCGGGGCTCAGGTGCCGGCTCACTGGTGGCGTATGCGTTAAAGATTACCGATCTGGACCCATTGGAATTTGACCTGCTGTTCGAGCGATTTTTGAATCCCGAGCGGGTGTCGATGCCCGATTTTGACGTCGATTTTTGTATGGATCGTCGTGACGAAGTTATCGAGCACGTGGCGGAATTGTATGGCCGCCAGGCGGTGTCGCAGATCATTACATTCGGCACCATGGCCGCCAAGGCGGTGGTCCGGGATGTGGGCCGGGTGCTGGGACACCCCTACGGGTTTGTCGACCGCATCTCAAAGCTAATTCCACCGGATCCCGGGATGACGCTGGGCAAGGCTTTTGAAGCCGAACCACGCCTGCCGGAGCTGTACGATGTCGATGAGGAAGTCAAAGATCTTATCGATATGGCGCGGATTTTAGAAGGGGTTACCCGCAACGCCGGCAAGCACGCGGGGGGCGTGGTTATCGCGCCCACCACCATTACCGATTTTGCGCCTCTGTATTGTGACGACGAAGGTAAGTTTCCCGTTACCCAGTTTGATAAAAATGACGTAGAAACCGCCGGCCTGGTTAAGTTCGACTTTCTGGGTCTGCGAACTCTGACCATTATTCAGTGGGCCATCGACATGATTGCCGAGGGTCATGGTAAAAAAATCGATATTACCTCGATTCCGCTGGAGGACAGCAAAAGCTTTCGCTCGTTACAGGCGGCCGAAACCACAGCGGTATTTCAGCTTGAATCCCGGGGCATGAAAGAGCTGATCAAACGGCTTAAACCTGATTGCTTTGAAGATATCATCGCCCTGGTGGCCCTGTTTCGTCCGGGACCGTTGCAATCGGGGATGGTAGATAATTTTATTGACCGTAAGCACGGTCGTGAAGCGATTTCTTATCCCGATGCTGAGTATCAGCACGAGTGTCTGAAAGAGATCCTGGAGCCCACCTACGGCATTATCCTGTATCAGGAACAGGTGATGCAGATCGCCCAGGAAATGGCGGGGTATTCATTGGGTAGCGCCGACTTATTACGGCGGGCAATGGGTAAGAAAAAGCCAGAAGAAATGGCTAAGCAACGAACCTTTTTTGCCGAAGGGGCCGAAAAAAATAACATCGACGCCGATCTGGCGATGAAAATTTTCGACCTGGTGGAAAAGTTCGCCGGCTATGGCTTTAACAAATCACACTCTGCCGCCTATGCCCTGGTGTCTTATCAGACCCTGTGGTTAAAAGTGCATTATCCGGCTGAATTTATGGCGGCCGTGATGTCGGCGGATATGGATAACACCGACAAGATTGTGACGCTGGTCGACGAAGTTCAGCGCATGAAACTGGAAATTTTACCGCCTGATTTAAATGCCGGTAAGCACAAATTTACCGTGGATGAGAAAGGCCGGATAGTCTATGGCATCGGCGCCATCAAAGGCGTGGGTGAGGGCCCGATTGAAGCCATTATCGAGGCGCGTGAAAATCATGGCAAGTTTACTGACTTGTTTGATTTTTGTGCTAAGGTAGACCTTAAACGGGTCAACAAGCGGGTGCTGGAAAAGCTGGTACTGGCTGGCGCACTGGATAATCTGGGACCACACCGCGCGGCGATTATGGCAACCCTGCCTGAAGCCATCGCCGCCGCCGATCAGCATGCTAAAGCAGAATCTTTTGGGCAATCTGATATGTTCGGACTGCTTAATACCGAATCTGAAAGTGTGGAACAGGCGTTTGCGGATGTGCCTGAATGGGCCGAAAAAGTCTGGCTGGATGGTGAGAAGGATACGCTGGGTTTGTATTTGACCGGCCATCCAATCAATCAATACGCCCGTGAAATCCGTCACTATGCAGATGGCCGGCTGGTTGATTTAAAACCCACCGGCAAAGAGCAGATGGCGACCGCGGTGGGGTTGGTGCTGTCGGTAAGGGTGATGACCAATAAACGCGGACGGCGTTGGGCAATTGTCACCCTGGATGATAAAAGTGCGCGAATGGATGTTCGTTTTTTCCCCGATACCTACGAGCAATTTGAAAATATTCTTGAATCTGACCGAATCTTGCTGGTAAAAGGACAGGTCAGCTTTGATGATTTCTCCGGGGGCAATACAATCACCGCCCGTGATGTAATGGATATCGTGCAGGCGCGGGAACAACGAGCCCGGGCCTTATTATTACAAATAGATACGCAGCAATGGCCACCAGCGAAGCTGGCTTCGTTGCAAGACATTTTACAGCCGTACACCGGGGGCAGCTGTCCCGTAGAGCTGCAGGTTTTGCATCCCGATGCTGAAGCCGTGTTAAGGTGTGGTGCGCAATGGTACATCACCCCTGAAGATCAATTGCTGCACGAATTGAAGCATTGTCTGGGCGAGCAGGCGGTATCGTTAAGTTATCATTAA
- a CDS encoding LPP20 family lipoprotein: protein MKIISKFTLASCLAIGLCSGCASPFTKHVEWETIEPEKYPVLTAVGYAPIQSQTGESDSQREIMAMKASKLDAYRELTEQVYGQRINGEQSVANMVMGNTHLQGSVEGVIRGARVIKTYPAGKDTYVTELELDMQRVYDLYLSTAKPKRVRDVTYY from the coding sequence ATGAAAATTATCTCAAAATTCACCCTTGCATCATGCCTTGCTATTGGTCTGTGCAGTGGGTGCGCATCGCCATTCACCAAGCATGTCGAATGGGAAACGATAGAACCAGAAAAATATCCGGTACTGACCGCGGTGGGGTATGCCCCGATACAGTCTCAAACCGGTGAAAGTGACAGTCAGCGCGAAATTATGGCGATGAAAGCTTCCAAGCTCGATGCCTATCGTGAATTAACCGAGCAGGTTTACGGACAGCGCATTAACGGCGAGCAGTCGGTGGCGAATATGGTCATGGGGAACACCCATTTGCAAGGTTCAGTAGAAGGCGTGATCCGAGGGGCGCGGGTTATTAAAACGTATCCCGCCGGAAAAGATACTTATGTCACGGAACTGGAGCTGGATATGCAGCGGGTCTACGATCTGTATTTGTCTACGGCTAAGCCCAAACGGGTTCGTGACGTTACTTACTACTAG
- a CDS encoding flagellar assembly protein T N-terminal domain-containing protein — protein MNLPVSKNTALPLAPQGMLKVLGKWFAALMCLTLPAGQASAAWFEAQGQALLAGKPKQQAREEATAEALKQAMLFAGASVHSVQTLANGLITEDSFQVQANGEVNQLELIDEIWKHGYVTVRIRADIFPKPEQCPAAGFQKTLVTTHFPIQYPQQALDGQLGQLSQVLPRQLKQRFAQHAPAVSIQAIAPYSANWYRREIIEQAPALARQHQAQYILGATITGLDVARSNASSLAFWQDDTDMRQFSLAITILDGMHGGTLMNKAYELTAPGNLTERRKLMLLPRSFGDLLMVKP, from the coding sequence ATGAATCTTCCAGTTAGTAAAAATACCGCTTTGCCACTGGCGCCCCAGGGTATGTTAAAAGTACTCGGGAAATGGTTTGCCGCTTTGATGTGCCTGACATTACCGGCCGGGCAAGCCAGTGCCGCCTGGTTTGAAGCCCAGGGGCAGGCGCTGCTGGCCGGCAAACCCAAACAGCAAGCCCGCGAAGAAGCGACCGCCGAAGCGTTAAAGCAGGCCATGCTGTTTGCCGGCGCCTCAGTACACAGCGTGCAAACGCTTGCTAATGGTCTTATTACTGAAGACTCGTTCCAGGTTCAGGCTAATGGTGAAGTCAATCAGCTTGAACTGATTGACGAAATTTGGAAGCACGGTTATGTCACCGTACGTATTCGCGCTGATATTTTCCCCAAACCGGAGCAGTGCCCTGCCGCCGGTTTTCAAAAAACGCTGGTCACCACTCATTTTCCTATTCAATATCCGCAGCAGGCTTTAGACGGTCAGCTTGGCCAGTTATCGCAGGTGTTACCGCGGCAGTTGAAACAGCGGTTTGCCCAGCATGCCCCGGCGGTTTCTATTCAGGCTATCGCTCCTTACAGCGCCAATTGGTACCGACGCGAAATTATTGAACAGGCCCCGGCGCTGGCCCGCCAGCATCAGGCTCAGTATATTCTTGGTGCCACCATTACCGGGCTGGATGTTGCACGCTCCAACGCTTCCTCACTGGCATTTTGGCAAGATGACACTGACATGCGTCAGTTCAGCCTGGCCATCACCATTTTGGATGGCATGCACGGCGGTACGCTGATGAATAAAGCCTATGAATTAACTGCCCCTGGCAATTTGACCGAACGGCGCAAATTGATGTTGCTTCCGCGCAGTTTTGGGGATCTGCTTATGGTAAAGCCGTAG
- the tadA gene encoding tRNA adenosine(34) deaminase TadA, giving the protein MADNTIIGEGWNTPITDHDPSAHAELSAIRMAAKALQNYRVVGATLYVTLEPCPMCAGAIVHSRLQRVVFGAYDLKTGAAGSALQLLDHSQLNHQPELCAGVMKEQCAKLISSFFARRRAEKKAARAALKAQEAER; this is encoded by the coding sequence GTGGCTGACAACACCATTATCGGGGAAGGCTGGAATACTCCGATTACCGACCACGACCCTAGCGCGCATGCCGAATTAAGTGCTATCAGGATGGCAGCCAAAGCGCTGCAGAATTACCGGGTGGTCGGGGCCACCTTGTATGTCACCTTGGAGCCCTGTCCAATGTGCGCCGGGGCCATTGTGCACAGTCGGCTGCAACGGGTCGTATTTGGTGCGTATGATCTGAAAACCGGGGCGGCGGGTTCGGCGCTACAGTTGCTTGACCATAGTCAGTTGAATCATCAGCCGGAACTGTGCGCAGGGGTGATGAAAGAGCAGTGTGCGAAGCTGATTTCGAGTTTTTTTGCCCGGCGGCGCGCCGAGAAAAAAGCGGCCCGAGCGGCGCTCAAGGCTCAGGAAGCCGAACGCTGA
- a CDS encoding FlgT C-terminal domain-containing protein, which translates to MVADVESTLACQPATGRVLQVSGNELQVSLGRAHGLQVGDSLYVYQTAQVTDAYGQTFTQYNLYPEQVQVTAAFANSATVTASGDGLLINIQPNDYVAKR; encoded by the coding sequence GTGGTCGCCGATGTAGAAAGCACGCTGGCCTGTCAGCCCGCCACGGGCCGGGTGTTACAGGTTTCAGGCAATGAATTACAGGTCTCGTTGGGCCGTGCCCATGGGTTGCAGGTGGGCGATAGCCTTTATGTCTATCAGACCGCGCAGGTGACCGACGCCTATGGTCAAACTTTTACGCAATATAATTTGTATCCGGAGCAGGTACAGGTTACCGCAGCGTTTGCGAATTCAGCCACTGTCACAGCCAGCGGCGATGGTTTACTGATAAATATTCAGCCAAACGACTATGTTGCTAAAAGATAG
- the mltF gene encoding membrane-bound lytic murein transglycosylase MltF → MLLALGLAGMLSGCEPAPPPNKLEQIKQAGVLKVGTIYGRTTFYHGSTGPQGFEYELAARFARQVGVQLQLLPFYSYHALKQDLREGRIDLVAAGDAVSTDNEAVFKLGPVYQQVSHKLVFQQGQTRPRRVADLTAPLLVVKGSSTEQLVARLQQENPELQWQSTDNKDIWELLSDVAQGTLAYTVVDTNTLSVQRRQFPQLSIGFGLDEPKGIAWLLNASQDDSLRGAIIQYFGDLHQSGVFKALEDKYFGHIRQFNYVDTRAFIKAAKDQLPTYIDMFRAHAKDIDWRLLAAMSYQESHWQPDAVSYTGVQGMMMLTRDTASDLNIASRLDPQSSIEGGARYVTSLIRRIPARVGQPDRIWMALAAYNIGLGHLKDARKLTEQQGGNPDLWVDVKRRLPLLEQKQFYKTTTYGFARGRESKKYVENIRRYYDTLIYLDNNTDLLEPKNPPQT, encoded by the coding sequence GTGTTGCTTGCCCTTGGGCTGGCGGGCATGCTCAGCGGCTGCGAACCCGCGCCACCGCCAAACAAGCTGGAACAAATTAAACAGGCGGGCGTGCTCAAGGTGGGGACCATCTATGGCCGCACAACCTTTTATCATGGCAGCACCGGTCCCCAGGGCTTTGAATACGAACTGGCCGCGCGCTTTGCCAGGCAAGTTGGGGTGCAATTACAGCTTTTGCCCTTCTATTCCTATCATGCGCTGAAGCAGGATTTACGTGAAGGTCGCATCGATCTGGTGGCCGCCGGCGATGCCGTCTCTACGGATAATGAAGCGGTCTTCAAGTTAGGCCCGGTATATCAGCAGGTTTCTCACAAACTGGTGTTTCAGCAGGGCCAGACCCGCCCACGGCGGGTTGCAGATTTAACCGCCCCTCTGCTGGTGGTTAAAGGCAGCAGCACTGAGCAGCTGGTGGCCCGGTTACAACAGGAAAACCCAGAGCTGCAATGGCAAAGTACCGACAATAAAGATATCTGGGAACTGCTCAGTGACGTGGCGCAGGGCACCCTCGCCTACACGGTGGTGGACACCAACACCCTGTCGGTACAGCGGCGTCAGTTTCCGCAGCTCAGTATCGGCTTTGGGCTGGATGAACCCAAAGGCATTGCCTGGTTGTTAAACGCCAGCCAGGACGACTCTCTGCGCGGTGCCATTATTCAGTATTTTGGTGACCTGCACCAAAGCGGGGTCTTTAAAGCATTGGAAGATAAGTATTTTGGACATATTCGCCAGTTCAACTATGTTGATACCCGGGCGTTTATCAAGGCTGCCAAAGACCAGCTACCCACCTACATTGACATGTTTCGTGCGCACGCCAAAGACATTGACTGGCGGCTACTGGCAGCAATGAGTTACCAGGAAAGCCACTGGCAGCCCGATGCCGTGTCGTATACTGGTGTGCAGGGCATGATGATGCTGACCCGGGATACGGCCAGCGATCTGAATATTGCCTCCCGGCTTGATCCACAAAGCAGTATCGAAGGCGGCGCACGGTATGTAACCAGTCTCATACGGCGGATCCCCGCCAGAGTGGGCCAGCCTGATCGAATTTGGATGGCTTTGGCCGCGTATAATATTGGTCTGGGCCATTTAAAAGATGCCCGCAAACTGACGGAGCAGCAGGGCGGTAACCCGGACCTGTGGGTCGATGTGAAGCGGCGTCTGCCCCTGCTAGAGCAAAAACAATTTTACAAAACAACGACCTATGGCTTTGCCCGGGGTCGGGAAAGTAAAAAATACGTAGAGAACATCCGCCGCTATTACGACACGCTGATTTATCTGGATAATAATACCGACCTGCTGGAGCCTAAGAATCCCCCGCAGACTTGA
- the smrA gene encoding DNA endonuclease SmrA, producing the protein MQKQDIAEFESFLAEIGDVKPLAQDDKIHLYSPAQQLAEKQQRAASRPGPNEIVNPLSMEGVKPVDPDDFLSYQQPGIQDGVFKSLRLGKYTIEHRLSLTGLTLEQSREALFNLIRKCHAKGARALLINHGRGEQSKPFPGLKKSYVKHWLGELEEVIAFHTAQPAHGGRGATYVLLKKHPDQKLINRERNRRR; encoded by the coding sequence ATGCAAAAACAAGACATCGCAGAATTTGAATCTTTTTTGGCCGAAATAGGCGATGTAAAGCCTTTAGCCCAGGATGACAAAATACATTTGTACTCGCCCGCCCAGCAACTGGCCGAAAAACAGCAACGTGCCGCCAGCCGCCCGGGCCCAAACGAAATAGTTAACCCCTTGAGTATGGAAGGGGTGAAGCCGGTCGACCCTGATGACTTTTTAAGTTATCAGCAACCCGGTATTCAGGATGGGGTTTTCAAAAGTCTGAGACTGGGTAAATACACCATTGAACACCGGTTATCGCTAACCGGATTAACCCTGGAACAGTCGCGGGAAGCCTTGTTTAACCTGATCAGAAAATGCCACGCAAAAGGGGCAAGGGCGTTACTTATCAATCATGGTAGAGGCGAGCAAAGTAAACCCTTTCCCGGACTCAAGAAAAGCTATGTAAAACACTGGCTGGGAGAATTAGAAGAAGTTATTGCGTTTCATACCGCGCAACCGGCGCACGGCGGTCGGGGCGCCACCTATGTGCTACTGAAAAAGCATCCGGATCAAAAACTGATAAACCGGGAACGAAACCGGCGCCGGTAA
- the flgN gene encoding flagellar export chaperone FlgN — translation MQSLQSALEQQISQLESLAALLDKELHLISTRNAEDLMNLLQQKEQTLDAIQDTDAFLNKHYQVQMSDTQPPAEAEALVARARKILEQCQYQTQINQRAVEQGQLRLTHLRNLMLEVRAKESLTYDKSGKPNSGRSGSGVQA, via the coding sequence ATGCAGTCTTTACAGTCAGCTCTAGAACAACAGATTTCACAATTAGAATCGTTGGCCGCGCTGCTGGATAAAGAGCTTCACCTTATCAGCACTCGCAATGCTGAAGATTTGATGAACCTGCTACAACAAAAAGAACAAACCCTGGATGCCATTCAGGACACCGATGCCTTCCTCAACAAGCATTATCAGGTTCAGATGTCAGATACCCAGCCGCCTGCCGAAGCCGAAGCTTTGGTGGCGCGGGCACGCAAAATACTGGAACAATGTCAGTACCAGACCCAGATTAATCAGCGTGCGGTCGAACAAGGCCAGCTGCGGTTAACCCACTTGCGCAACCTGATGCTTGAAGTACGTGCCAAAGAATCTTTGACGTACGATAAAAGCGGCAAGCCCAATTCAGGGCGCTCAGGCTCGGGCGTTCAGGCATAA
- the flgM gene encoding flagellar biosynthesis anti-sigma factor FlgM produces the protein MAINNVNNNGVNKTPLDNNKVGSQQNQNQTAVQQQAAAKSQTVTAPRQDSVSLTQSAQQLSQVQKKSAEAPFDQEKVDKLKKAVESGSYRVDPESLARKIAQLEAQVFGLKS, from the coding sequence CAATTAATAATGTAAATAATAACGGTGTTAATAAAACCCCGTTAGACAACAACAAAGTCGGGTCTCAGCAAAACCAGAACCAAACTGCGGTGCAACAGCAGGCGGCTGCGAAGTCGCAAACGGTGACGGCGCCGCGACAGGACTCGGTATCATTGACTCAGTCAGCTCAGCAGCTTTCTCAGGTACAAAAGAAAAGTGCTGAAGCGCCGTTTGATCAGGAAAAAGTCGATAAGCTTAAAAAAGCAGTCGAAAGCGGTTCATACCGTGTAGATCCTGAATCATTAGCTCGCAAAATCGCACAGCTAGAGGCGCAGGTATTTGGCTTAAAATCTTAG
- the tilS gene encoding tRNA lysidine(34) synthetase TilS, with product MNTTISGIHRQLQQLLIQGPGQGPCGVQPLVIGFSGGLDSRVLLQAACSLPGVSPSHIHAVYIHHGLSEHADAWQLHCQQCCQQLGCQFVALPVSVSLASRTSTEASARDARYEALFEYCRQHQGTLALGQHLNDQLETFLLQAQRGAGPKGLAGMPALVHRQQVWIVRPLLEYAREQLEQCAKDLNLQWVEDESNQDTRFDRNFLRQHITPLLQQRWPVIGQTIARSARLCAQQTALLEEVCDERLAPLLAGCSPTTAKARAAADARPKIQFKLRQQGISLEGLSGYSEAWQEQLVRRWLEHQQQPMPEARQLSEILKLTRSSADAQPLIRLANKELRCFQRYLYLVSPLPEPGEPSTTVAPGQVFDEPWSVVAFSCSQQVQVTGNMPAAVCRMHKQGVSKKLKDWFKQWQVPAWRRRHIPVILENGVVVAVVLPDQPVLFTQADNSLTIAIEKR from the coding sequence GTGAATACCACTATCAGCGGGATTCACCGGCAGCTTCAGCAGTTACTCATCCAAGGCCCCGGACAGGGGCCTTGTGGTGTCCAGCCGCTGGTTATTGGCTTTAGCGGGGGCTTGGACTCCAGGGTCCTGTTACAGGCAGCCTGTAGCCTTCCGGGCGTCAGTCCGTCACACATTCATGCAGTATATATACATCATGGCCTGAGTGAGCATGCTGATGCCTGGCAATTACATTGTCAGCAGTGTTGCCAGCAGTTAGGCTGCCAGTTTGTGGCATTACCCGTGAGCGTCAGTTTAGCCTCCCGCACCAGTACCGAAGCCAGTGCCAGAGATGCCCGATATGAGGCGCTGTTTGAATACTGTCGTCAGCATCAGGGCACCCTGGCGCTGGGTCAGCATCTTAATGACCAGCTTGAGACCTTTTTGCTGCAGGCACAGCGTGGGGCCGGGCCTAAAGGGCTGGCTGGCATGCCGGCGCTGGTGCACCGGCAGCAGGTCTGGATTGTACGACCGCTGCTTGAATATGCCCGGGAACAGCTGGAGCAATGTGCAAAAGACCTGAATTTGCAATGGGTCGAAGACGAGTCTAATCAGGATACGCGGTTTGATCGTAACTTCCTGCGTCAGCATATCACCCCGCTGTTACAGCAGCGCTGGCCGGTTATCGGTCAAACTATTGCCCGTAGTGCGCGACTGTGCGCGCAGCAAACCGCACTGCTTGAAGAGGTCTGTGATGAACGGCTGGCGCCTTTGCTGGCAGGCTGTTCACCCACCACCGCGAAGGCGAGGGCAGCAGCCGACGCCCGACCCAAGATACAGTTTAAGCTCAGGCAGCAGGGGATATCGTTAGAGGGGTTGTCGGGGTATTCTGAGGCCTGGCAGGAGCAATTGGTACGACGCTGGCTGGAACATCAACAGCAACCTATGCCCGAAGCCCGGCAATTGTCCGAGATTTTGAAACTGACGCGCAGCAGCGCTGATGCTCAGCCCCTTATTCGTCTGGCAAATAAAGAACTACGGTGTTTTCAGCGTTATCTTTATTTAGTCTCGCCATTACCTGAGCCTGGTGAGCCGAGCACGACCGTGGCCCCGGGGCAGGTCTTTGATGAGCCCTGGAGCGTGGTTGCGTTCTCGTGCAGTCAGCAGGTACAGGTAACCGGCAATATGCCTGCAGCAGTCTGCCGCATGCATAAACAGGGCGTGTCTAAAAAATTGAAAGACTGGTTTAAACAATGGCAGGTACCGGCATGGCGTCGACGTCATATTCCGGTGATTTTGGAAAACGGAGTGGTGGTAGCTGTTGTGTTACCCGATCAGCCAGTCTTGTTTACTCAGGCTGATAATTCCTTAACGATAGCGATAGAAAAGCGGTAG
- a CDS encoding GGDEF domain-containing protein yields the protein MSCTQFQAFVGRLLSTLDFQKLGKLYHHELACYLPLRALTLMAGGVPMSFGQYAPQNPAGEQLNLPILAHADRAEHSVQYYFTRSLTRGERKLVEQLHCVFSKQLLQALAFNNLKALATKDTLTGLSNRNGFNEACSRLLSRAIRYEEAFALLIIDLDNFKTVNDTRGHKEGDKVLARAAEDIHQSLRGEDEAFRFGGDEFCCLLHCVTDACIDAVARRLQHTIAGNDYLRQRGFPVALVAPFTGRGMI from the coding sequence ATGTCCTGTACCCAATTTCAGGCCTTTGTAGGCAGACTTTTGTCCACGCTGGATTTCCAGAAGCTGGGCAAGCTTTATCATCATGAACTGGCCTGCTACCTGCCACTGAGAGCCCTTACACTGATGGCCGGGGGCGTGCCAATGAGCTTTGGTCAATATGCACCGCAAAACCCGGCCGGTGAACAGCTAAACTTACCTATCCTCGCCCATGCGGATCGCGCTGAACACAGCGTACAATACTACTTTACACGATCCTTAACCCGAGGCGAGCGAAAACTGGTCGAGCAACTGCATTGTGTCTTTTCTAAACAGCTGCTTCAGGCTCTTGCTTTTAACAATTTAAAAGCCCTGGCGACCAAGGATACGTTAACCGGATTGAGCAACCGCAACGGCTTTAATGAAGCCTGCAGCCGTCTGTTGAGCCGGGCTATTCGTTACGAAGAAGCCTTTGCTTTACTGATTATCGATTTGGATAACTTTAAAACAGTAAATGACACCAGGGGTCATAAAGAAGGCGACAAGGTCCTGGCCCGGGCGGCCGAAGATATCCATCAGTCACTACGCGGCGAAGACGAAGCCTTTCGGTTTGGCGGCGATGAGTTTTGCTGCTTATTGCACTGTGTGACCGATGCCTGTATTGATGCCGTCGCCCGACGTCTGCAACACACCATTGCCGGGAATGACTACCTGCGCCAGCGGGGGTTTCCTGTAGCATTGGTGGCGCCGTTTACCGGCCGGGGGATGATATAA